The following is a genomic window from Pedobacter sp. KBS0701.
AAGATTGATGCCGGAAACGAAATTTATCACCATGTGCCCCAGGAGGCAAACCAAAAATGGTTCGAATATATAAATGAGCCCGGTTTTTTCCGCGATCTTAAAGTTATTGCAGATAGCCAACGGGTAATTAAAGCTTTACAGGAAAAATATGATGTGTATATTGTTTCAGCGGCGATGGAATTCCGTAATTCATTAGTTGATAAGTACGACTGGTTGGCCGAACATTTTTCTTTCATCGATTGGCAGCACATCATGTTCTGTGGAAATAAAA
Proteins encoded in this region:
- a CDS encoding 5'(3')-deoxyribonucleotidase; this translates as MERIAIDMDEVIADAVGKFIKLYNRDLNVPLDLKIDAGNEIYHHVPQEANQKWFEYINEPGFFRDLKVIADSQRVIKALQEKYDVYIVSAAMEFRNSLVDKYDWLAEHFSFIDWQHIMFCGNKIVNVDIIIDDRTKNFINFTGRPLLFTSPHNLLVTEYERVNNWEEVAGLLL